From the Pontiella agarivorans genome, one window contains:
- a CDS encoding small basic protein — MSMHSSLKGAAKIRTKRNVLKRFERVEKLKSEGRWAEGDRAHGLPKTKPEA, encoded by the coding sequence ATGTCCATGCACAGCAGCTTGAAAGGCGCGGCTAAAATCCGCACGAAACGTAATGTACTGAAGCGCTTTGAGCGCGTTGAAAAACTGAAATCTGAAGGCCGCTGGGCCGAAGGCGATCGCGCACACGGTCTGCCGAAGACCAAGCCGGAAGCTTAA
- a CDS encoding ectoine synthase — MIVRNLKDANASARRIVSPDGNWESTRLLLKDDGMGFSFHITTIYKDADFHLHYKKHLESVYCISGRGEVETLSDGVKYPIEPGTIYILDKNDDHMLRAFEEMQMACVFNPPLNGKEVHHEDGSYSLEAEAVVDE; from the coding sequence ATGATTGTCCGTAACCTGAAGGACGCCAATGCTTCCGCGCGCCGGATTGTTTCGCCGGATGGAAACTGGGAAAGCACCCGTCTGCTGCTCAAGGATGACGGCATGGGGTTTTCTTTCCACATCACAACGATTTATAAGGATGCGGATTTTCATCTCCACTATAAAAAGCATCTGGAATCGGTGTATTGCATCTCGGGACGAGGGGAAGTGGAAACGCTCAGCGATGGCGTAAAATATCCCATTGAGCCGGGGACCATTTATATCCTCGATAAAAACGATGATCATATGCTTCGTGCTTTTGAGGAAATGCAAATGGCCTGTGTATTCAATCCGCCGCTGAATGGGAAAGAAGTGCATCACGAAGACGGATCCTATTCGCTCGAAGCGGAAGCCGTTGTGGATGAATAG
- a CDS encoding sodium/proline symporter: MVFGFLLFLSLFALIGISSVLHSRGTKKDYYLASSSIPPSLVGLSAVATNNSGYMFIGVIGYTYVTGLASIWLMIGWILGDMTAATMVHRRLRAATERTGEVSYAGVLSAWNGSRNVALQRIAGVVTLIFLLAYAGAQLVAGSKALHVLFGWPEWAGAVIGAVLVAVYCFSGGIRASIWTDAAQSVVMILAMGLLLFVATTSVGGVSGAIQQMGQVEGFLDWFPKGLILPGLLGGLLFAVSWGFAGLSVAGQPHVMVRFMTLDCKTKMMRAKFWYYLWFIVFYAAATAVGMLSRIYLSDTGTFAELALPMMAQELLPPFLVGLILAGVFAATMSTADSVVLSCSSAVTHDLLPQNIEKTWILKVTTVLITVFALGWALLNKQSVFSLVIMAWSGLASAFAPLLIYLCFGGKPGHKTAVFSMLSGLAVALLWRWAGWHNMIYEGMPGILSGLLILLVSSRLLPQKT; this comes from the coding sequence ATGGTTTTCGGATTTCTTTTGTTTCTCAGTTTATTTGCACTCATCGGTATCAGTTCGGTGTTACATAGCCGGGGAACCAAAAAAGATTATTATCTGGCCAGCAGCTCAATCCCGCCATCGCTTGTCGGGCTTTCCGCCGTTGCAACCAACAACAGCGGCTATATGTTTATCGGGGTCATCGGCTATACCTATGTAACCGGATTGGCCTCGATCTGGCTGATGATCGGCTGGATTCTGGGCGATATGACGGCTGCCACGATGGTTCACCGCCGCTTGCGGGCGGCAACCGAACGTACCGGCGAAGTCAGTTATGCCGGGGTGCTCAGCGCCTGGAACGGAAGTCGGAATGTTGCGCTGCAACGGATCGCCGGTGTCGTGACCTTGATCTTTTTGCTGGCCTACGCCGGTGCTCAGCTGGTGGCCGGCAGCAAGGCCCTGCATGTTCTGTTCGGCTGGCCCGAGTGGGCCGGTGCGGTCATCGGAGCTGTGCTGGTGGCCGTCTACTGTTTTTCCGGCGGCATCCGGGCATCCATCTGGACCGATGCGGCCCAGTCCGTTGTAATGATTCTGGCCATGGGCCTGCTTCTTTTTGTGGCAACAACATCGGTCGGCGGTGTATCCGGTGCCATTCAGCAGATGGGGCAGGTGGAGGGTTTTCTCGACTGGTTTCCCAAGGGGCTGATACTGCCCGGATTGCTGGGCGGTCTGCTTTTCGCCGTAAGCTGGGGCTTTGCCGGACTGTCCGTGGCCGGTCAGCCGCATGTCATGGTGCGGTTCATGACGCTCGATTGTAAAACCAAAATGATGCGTGCCAAATTCTGGTATTATCTTTGGTTTATCGTATTTTATGCTGCCGCCACAGCTGTAGGCATGCTGTCGCGGATTTATCTGTCCGACACCGGAACATTTGCCGAGCTGGCTCTGCCGATGATGGCGCAGGAGCTGTTGCCGCCGTTTCTGGTCGGTCTGATTCTCGCGGGTGTTTTTGCGGCAACGATGTCCACGGCCGATTCCGTGGTGCTGAGCTGTTCCTCGGCGGTTACCCATGACCTGCTTCCGCAGAATATTGAGAAAACGTGGATTCTGAAAGTGACGACGGTTCTGATTACGGTGTTTGCACTGGGCTGGGCGCTGCTGAATAAACAGAGTGTGTTCAGCCTTGTCATTATGGCGTGGTCCGGGCTCGCCAGTGCTTTTGCCCCGTTGCTGATTTATCTCTGTTTCGGCGGAAAGCCCGGCCATAAAACGGCCGTATTTTCCATGCTTTCGGGGCTCGCCGTTGCGCTTCTTTGGCGCTGGGCCGGATGGCATAACATGATCTATGAAGGCATGCCGGGTATTTTGTCCGGGCTGCTGATTCTGCTGGTTTCATCCCGGCTGCTGCCGCAGAAAACGTGA
- the ectA gene encoding diaminobutyrate acetyltransferase: protein MQKTTKIDFYPPVSTDGYALHRLVAACPPLDPNSAYCNLLQCSHFNETAICAKEQGNLVGFISGYLIPDRPDTLFVWQVAVAESARGQGLAGRMLIALLERPACRNVRFLETTITPSNGASQAVFTKLAAVLEVPVNVSAGFDRNTHFEGAHESEELWRIGPITQKQSEEK from the coding sequence TTGCAGAAAACAACAAAAATTGACTTTTACCCACCGGTTTCAACCGACGGGTATGCATTGCACCGGCTGGTTGCGGCATGTCCGCCGCTGGACCCGAACTCGGCATACTGCAACCTGCTGCAGTGTTCCCACTTTAATGAAACAGCGATCTGCGCCAAAGAGCAGGGGAATCTGGTCGGCTTTATCAGCGGCTATCTGATTCCGGACCGTCCCGACACCCTGTTTGTCTGGCAGGTTGCGGTGGCGGAATCGGCACGAGGGCAGGGATTGGCCGGCCGGATGCTGATTGCGCTGCTGGAACGCCCGGCCTGCCGGAATGTCCGGTTTCTGGAAACCACCATTACCCCGTCGAACGGAGCCTCGCAAGCGGTATTCACTAAATTGGCCGCTGTACTTGAGGTTCCGGTAAACGTTTCGGCCGGGTTTGACCGCAATACCCATTTTGAAGGGGCCCACGAATCAGAAGAGCTGTGGCGTATCGGGCCGATAACCCAAAAACAAAGCGAGGAAAAATAG
- a CDS encoding O-acetylhomoserine aminocarboxypropyltransferase/cysteine synthase family protein, translating into MSKLETKCLHAGYESVEGSTKSQAVPLYRTASYRFDSTEHAANLFTLKELGNIYTRLMNPTSDILEQRVAALEGGAAALALASGTSAVFYSIINLAKSGDEIVSASNLYGGTYTQFNDILPGMGIKVNFVDPSDPKNFEAAINEKTKAVFCETIGNPALGLTDIQGIADVAHAHGLPLIVDSTFTTPALLRPLEHGADIVVHSLTKWMGGHGTGIGGIVVDSGKFDWTTGKHPLLSDPEPSYWNVSFANDLGDLAPLAYILRMRLIPLRNLGACIAPDNAWLALQGIETLALRMERHSENGRAVAEHLKNSDKVEWVKYAGDDKLASKYLPDGAGGMVVFEIKGGEEAGRKFIEALGMFSHVANVGDARSLAIHPASTTHSQLNAEQQAAGGITPGLIRLSVGIENIDDILADIDQALAQA; encoded by the coding sequence ATGAGTAAACTGGAAACCAAATGTCTTCACGCCGGATACGAATCCGTTGAAGGAAGCACCAAATCCCAGGCCGTTCCGCTGTACCGTACGGCATCCTACCGTTTCGACAGCACGGAACATGCAGCCAATCTGTTCACCCTTAAAGAACTGGGCAACATCTACACCCGCCTGATGAATCCCACGTCCGACATTCTCGAACAGCGCGTTGCCGCGCTGGAAGGCGGAGCAGCTGCCCTTGCACTGGCATCAGGTACCAGCGCGGTATTCTACAGCATCATCAACCTGGCTAAATCCGGGGATGAAATCGTATCGGCCAGCAATCTTTACGGCGGTACGTACACGCAGTTCAACGACATTCTTCCGGGCATGGGCATCAAGGTGAATTTTGTTGATCCGTCCGATCCGAAAAACTTTGAAGCCGCCATTAATGAAAAGACCAAAGCGGTCTTCTGCGAAACGATCGGTAACCCAGCGCTGGGTCTGACCGATATTCAGGGTATTGCCGATGTGGCCCACGCGCACGGGCTTCCGCTGATTGTTGATTCGACGTTTACCACGCCGGCTCTGCTGCGTCCGCTGGAACACGGGGCCGACATCGTAGTTCACTCGCTGACCAAATGGATGGGCGGCCATGGCACCGGTATCGGCGGCATTGTTGTCGACTCCGGAAAATTTGACTGGACCACCGGGAAACACCCGCTGCTGTCTGATCCGGAACCCAGTTACTGGAACGTCAGTTTCGCCAACGATCTCGGTGATCTGGCTCCCCTCGCCTACATTTTGCGCATGCGTCTGATTCCATTGCGCAACCTCGGTGCCTGCATTGCGCCGGATAACGCCTGGCTGGCGCTGCAGGGCATTGAAACGCTGGCGCTGCGCATGGAACGTCATTCCGAAAACGGCCGTGCTGTTGCAGAACACCTGAAGAACAGCGACAAGGTTGAATGGGTGAAATATGCCGGTGACGATAAGCTGGCCTCCAAATATCTTCCGGACGGTGCCGGCGGCATGGTGGTCTTTGAAATTAAGGGCGGCGAAGAGGCCGGCCGTAAATTCATCGAAGCGCTCGGTATGTTCTCGCACGTGGCCAATGTCGGTGACGCGCGCAGTCTGGCCATTCATCCGGCCAGCACGACGCACTCGCAGCTGAATGCCGAACAGCAGGCGGCCGGCGGCATTACGCCCGGACTGATCCGCCTGTCGGTGGGCATCGAAAATATCGACGATATTCTGGCCGACATCGACCAGGCTCTGGCACAGGCATAA
- the mnmA gene encoding tRNA 2-thiouridine(34) synthase MnmA, producing the protein MSNSDRNSTKGRVAVGMSGGTDSSAAAAMLVDQGYEVIGLTAHMWKDGSRCCSLEDVERARRVCTYLDIRHYVVNAQDIFTDKIVDPFVEAYAAGRTPSPCIYCNSFVKFGFLVDRAVQLNCDFVATGHYARVEQDENGTYHLLAAADPNKDQSYFLHRLGQKQLGMLLFPLAGIEKPEVKAYSAKRGLPVVSRGDSQDLCFIEEGKLAEFVEKRDPSVIQKGDIIDHNGNVVGQHDGLHNFTVGQRGKLGIALGERMYVKRLDKENNVVEVAPRPGVMKSECLLDDIHWVVGEPPEGDLVCEVRPRYRSNGAVAAVEVFDDGKKGRVVFDGPQFALTPGQAAVFYKNGEVLGGGWIDAVP; encoded by the coding sequence ATGTCAAATTCAGACCGGAACAGTACAAAAGGCCGCGTGGCGGTGGGTATGAGTGGCGGAACCGACAGCTCGGCGGCCGCAGCGATGCTCGTGGATCAGGGCTATGAAGTCATCGGCTTAACGGCCCATATGTGGAAGGACGGCTCGCGCTGCTGTTCGCTTGAAGATGTCGAACGTGCGCGTCGCGTCTGTACGTATCTGGATATCCGACACTATGTCGTCAATGCGCAGGACATCTTCACCGATAAAATCGTCGATCCTTTCGTAGAAGCCTATGCAGCCGGACGCACGCCGTCGCCCTGTATTTACTGCAATTCGTTCGTAAAATTCGGATTTCTGGTCGATCGTGCCGTACAGCTCAACTGCGATTTTGTGGCGACAGGCCATTATGCGCGTGTTGAGCAGGATGAAAACGGAACCTATCATCTTTTAGCCGCGGCCGACCCGAATAAGGATCAGTCCTATTTTCTGCACCGCCTCGGCCAGAAACAGCTCGGCATGCTGCTCTTCCCTCTGGCAGGCATTGAAAAACCGGAGGTTAAGGCCTATTCCGCAAAGCGCGGGCTTCCCGTCGTTTCCCGGGGCGACAGTCAGGATCTTTGTTTCATCGAGGAGGGGAAGCTTGCGGAATTTGTTGAAAAGCGCGATCCGTCGGTAATTCAAAAGGGCGATATTATCGACCACAACGGCAACGTGGTCGGCCAGCACGACGGACTGCATAATTTCACGGTGGGCCAGCGCGGAAAACTGGGCATTGCGCTGGGGGAGCGAATGTACGTAAAACGCCTCGACAAAGAGAATAATGTGGTGGAAGTCGCACCTCGGCCCGGAGTGATGAAGTCTGAATGTCTGCTCGACGATATTCACTGGGTCGTCGGCGAGCCTCCGGAAGGGGATCTCGTCTGTGAAGTGCGCCCGCGCTATCGAAGCAACGGGGCTGTGGCTGCGGTCGAAGTTTTCGACGACGGAAAAAAAGGGCGCGTCGTATTCGACGGCCCTCAATTTGCGCTGACCCCCGGGCAGGCAGCCGTTTTCTATAAAAACGGCGAGGTGCTTGGCGGGGGCTGGATTGACGCAGTGCCGTAG
- a CDS encoding MarR family winged helix-turn-helix transcriptional regulator, which yields MTKQNNITPEQRTAFFETYGIRVLKSLRRIIRAVDIHSKKLSHEHKITAPQMICLYSLQKNGPMTQSALAQDVDLGMSTVNGIIDRLHAKGWIQRERDKVDRRKVFLELTESGTAQANEAPALLQDKLSEALQALPELEQAAIALSLERIVELMGVGHLEASSNLIPTEQIPENPSSSSPA from the coding sequence ATGACGAAACAAAATAATATTACGCCGGAACAACGGACCGCTTTTTTTGAAACCTACGGCATTCGTGTGCTGAAATCGCTGCGCCGTATTATCCGGGCGGTTGACATTCACTCCAAAAAACTGAGCCATGAACACAAAATCACGGCACCGCAGATGATCTGTCTGTACAGTCTTCAGAAAAACGGCCCGATGACCCAATCCGCACTGGCACAGGATGTCGATCTTGGAATGAGCACGGTGAACGGCATTATTGACCGCCTGCATGCCAAAGGCTGGATCCAGCGCGAGCGCGACAAAGTGGATCGCCGTAAAGTTTTCCTCGAATTAACCGAAAGCGGAACCGCACAGGCTAATGAAGCCCCTGCTCTGCTGCAGGACAAACTCTCTGAAGCCCTGCAGGCTTTGCCCGAACTGGAGCAGGCCGCCATTGCATTATCGCTCGAACGCATCGTTGAGCTGATGGGCGTAGGCCATCTGGAAGCCTCGAGCAACCTGATCCCCACAGAACAGATTCCGGAAAACCCTTCCTCCTCGTCTCCGGCTTAA
- a CDS encoding pseudouridine synthase: MSEKESIRLQKYLADCGLGSRRFCEKLISAGRVKVDGEIVTALGTKVVPGRQSVVCNGKPVAQEASVTLLLNKPPKVICTSDDPQGRTTVLDLLEDLPERVYTVGRLDFMSEGLIVVTNDGDLAHALMHPRYHVPKVYRVWIDTPLGYHQRPKMMRGIPNQGETLRVLDIDEGKHTKQGVEYTITLGEGRNRHIRRLMEHFNKKVFRLQRVAIGPIRLDDLKTGEWRRAKPAELKLLRIAIKEAKGLTK; encoded by the coding sequence ATGTCTGAAAAAGAATCCATCCGACTCCAGAAATATCTGGCCGACTGCGGTCTGGGCTCCCGCCGCTTCTGTGAAAAATTGATCAGCGCCGGCCGGGTTAAGGTAGACGGTGAAATTGTCACCGCGCTGGGCACCAAGGTGGTTCCCGGACGGCAGAGCGTCGTGTGCAACGGAAAACCTGTTGCGCAGGAGGCCTCGGTCACCCTGTTGCTCAATAAACCGCCGAAAGTGATCTGTACCTCGGACGATCCGCAGGGTCGGACCACTGTACTCGATCTGCTTGAGGATCTGCCGGAACGGGTTTATACCGTCGGCCGACTCGATTTCATGAGCGAAGGACTTATTGTGGTCACGAATGACGGTGATCTTGCTCATGCGCTGATGCATCCGCGCTACCATGTTCCGAAAGTCTATAGAGTCTGGATTGATACGCCGCTGGGCTACCACCAACGCCCGAAAATGATGCGCGGCATTCCCAATCAGGGCGAGACCCTGCGTGTGCTTGATATTGATGAAGGCAAGCACACCAAGCAGGGGGTTGAATACACCATAACGCTGGGTGAAGGCCGCAACCGCCATATCCGCCGCCTGATGGAGCATTTCAACAAAAAGGTTTTCCGGCTGCAGCGCGTTGCCATCGGACCGATTCGGCTCGATGACCTTAAAACCGGAGAATGGCGCCGTGCAAAACCGGCTGAGCTGAAGCTGCTTCGTATCGCCATCAAGGAAGCCAAAGGGCTGACAAAATAG
- the metX gene encoding homoserine O-acetyltransferase MetX, with product MNIRTRFFTYGEDPESRLRLHNGTDFGPVTLAYETFGTLNDAKDNAVLVFHALSGSQHLAGHNPEVPGVGDRWDLSCQTGWWADFVGSGKAVDTDVFYVICVNYLGGCYGTTGPSSVNPATGKPYGGDFPHISFGDIVDSQLPLFDELGITKFHAAIGSSLGGMMVLNFAARYPEKVDRVIPVATGLESTTLTRVHNLEQILAIENDPNFCNGHFYDGPPPLRGMALARMISHKTFVSLKHMEARMTDRCEQEQDEFSWYKIRTPLESYILHQGRKFLRRFDANTYLQLISAWTNFNLARDMGCADYRDVFSNCGHQNYLVFSIDSDCCFYPEEQIHLRDALVSAGLNVDFVSVSSDKGHDSFLLEPELYTEPIKNMLKKEILQPA from the coding sequence ATGAACATCCGCACCCGGTTCTTTACCTACGGTGAAGATCCCGAATCCAGACTACGGCTGCACAACGGTACCGATTTCGGGCCCGTTACCCTCGCCTATGAAACCTTCGGCACGCTCAACGATGCTAAAGACAATGCCGTGCTGGTTTTTCATGCCCTTTCCGGATCGCAGCATCTTGCGGGTCATAATCCCGAAGTTCCGGGCGTGGGCGACCGCTGGGATCTTTCCTGCCAGACCGGTTGGTGGGCGGATTTTGTCGGTTCGGGCAAAGCGGTCGATACCGATGTTTTTTATGTAATCTGTGTGAATTATCTGGGCGGCTGTTACGGAACAACCGGACCTTCATCCGTAAATCCCGCAACAGGAAAACCGTATGGCGGCGATTTTCCGCATATTTCATTCGGCGATATTGTGGATTCGCAGCTGCCTCTGTTTGATGAATTGGGCATTACAAAATTCCATGCCGCAATCGGCTCATCGCTGGGCGGCATGATGGTATTGAACTTTGCCGCGCGCTATCCGGAAAAAGTGGATCGTGTAATTCCTGTTGCGACGGGCCTGGAATCAACCACCCTCACCCGCGTACACAATCTTGAACAGATTCTGGCTATTGAAAATGATCCGAATTTCTGCAACGGCCACTTTTATGACGGACCGCCGCCGCTGCGCGGTATGGCGCTCGCCCGTATGATTTCGCACAAAACCTTTGTTTCGTTGAAGCACATGGAAGCTCGGATGACGGACAGATGCGAACAGGAGCAGGATGAATTCTCCTGGTATAAAATTCGCACACCGCTGGAGTCCTATATTCTGCATCAGGGCCGAAAGTTTTTACGGCGTTTTGATGCCAATACCTACCTGCAGCTGATCTCGGCCTGGACCAACTTCAACCTGGCGCGCGATATGGGGTGTGCGGATTACCGAGATGTTTTTTCCAACTGCGGGCATCAGAACTATCTGGTATTCAGCATCGATTCCGACTGCTGCTTCTATCCCGAGGAACAGATTCACCTGCGCGACGCCCTGGTATCCGCCGGACTGAATGTTGATTTTGTTTCGGTATCATCGGACAAAGGTCACGATTCATTTCTGCTCGAGCCGGAACTGTATACTGAACCGATAAAAAATATGCTGAAAAAAGAAATACTGCAACCGGCCTGA
- the ectB gene encoding diaminobutyrate--2-oxoglutarate transaminase, with product MKIFDEIESEVQSYARNFPRIFERAKGEYVYDTDGNEYLDFLAGAGSLNYGHNHPVFKEKLLEYIANDGISHSLDLHTEAKREFLETFQEKILQPRELDYMVMFTGPTGTNAVEAALKAARSYTGRSNIISFTNGFHGVSMGSLACTGNSHHRGAAGLTLAGSSRMPYDGYMGDDLDTIEYMDKVLSDSSSGIDKPAAAIVECIQGEGGINACTAEWLRNLEAVCRKHDMLLIVDDIQAGNGRSGNFFSFEEAGIKPDIVTLSKSLSGYGLPFAVVLIKPKYDNWKPGEHNGTFRGNNMAFVTAKAAIDEFWSDDSFEKEVRRKGKYIEERLNKIVDEHGEGNFTTRGRGMFQGINCVNGDIAGQITNAAFRQGLIIETSGADDQVIKLLCPLIITDENLKRGIDILEDAVRLVCRRVDEIPEENDYFDDVVVEKNEEKTEVQA from the coding sequence ATGAAGATCTTCGACGAAATAGAATCAGAAGTTCAGAGCTATGCTCGAAATTTCCCCCGCATTTTCGAACGTGCAAAAGGGGAGTATGTTTATGACACCGATGGTAATGAATATCTCGATTTTCTGGCGGGTGCCGGTTCTCTGAACTACGGCCACAACCATCCGGTATTCAAAGAAAAGCTGTTGGAATATATTGCCAACGACGGTATCTCGCACAGCCTGGACCTGCATACCGAAGCCAAACGCGAGTTTCTGGAAACCTTCCAGGAAAAAATTCTGCAGCCGCGGGAGCTCGATTACATGGTGATGTTTACCGGGCCGACCGGAACGAATGCTGTGGAGGCCGCGTTGAAAGCGGCGCGGAGCTATACCGGCCGCAGCAACATTATTTCGTTCACCAACGGATTTCACGGCGTCAGCATGGGATCACTGGCCTGCACCGGAAACTCGCATCATCGCGGAGCGGCCGGGCTGACGCTTGCGGGCAGCAGCCGGATGCCGTACGACGGCTATATGGGGGATGACCTCGATACGATTGAATACATGGACAAAGTACTTTCCGATTCGAGCAGCGGCATCGATAAACCGGCGGCGGCTATTGTGGAATGCATTCAGGGGGAAGGCGGCATTAATGCCTGTACGGCGGAGTGGCTGCGCAACCTGGAAGCCGTGTGCAGAAAACATGATATGCTGTTGATTGTGGACGACATTCAGGCCGGAAACGGCCGGTCCGGAAACTTCTTCAGTTTCGAAGAAGCGGGGATCAAACCCGATATCGTTACGCTGTCCAAATCGCTCAGCGGGTACGGTCTTCCGTTTGCTGTAGTGCTGATTAAACCGAAATACGATAACTGGAAACCGGGCGAGCACAACGGTACGTTCCGCGGAAACAACATGGCGTTTGTTACGGCCAAAGCCGCCATCGACGAATTCTGGAGCGACGATAGCTTCGAGAAAGAGGTGCGGCGCAAAGGTAAATATATTGAGGAACGGCTGAATAAAATTGTGGATGAACACGGGGAAGGCAACTTTACCACCCGTGGCCGCGGTATGTTCCAGGGGATTAACTGTGTAAACGGTGATATTGCCGGGCAGATTACCAATGCCGCCTTTCGTCAGGGGCTGATCATTGAAACGAGCGGCGCCGATGATCAGGTGATTAAACTGCTCTGCCCCTTGATTATTACCGATGAAAATCTAAAGCGGGGAATTGATATTCTTGAGGACGCCGTTCGGCTGGTGTGTCGGCGTGTGGATGAAATTCCGGAAGAAAATGATTATTTCGACGATGTTGTCGTCGAGAAAAACGAAGAAAAAACGGAGGTTCAGGCATGA